Proteins encoded within one genomic window of Streptomyces sp. NBC_01314:
- a CDS encoding beta-class carbonic anhydrase, protein MTTSAAVPTGPEGAISDGTVTDRLVEANQQYAAAFADPGMDARPVLRVAVVACMDARLDLHDALGLELGDCHTIRNAGGVVTDDVIRSLTISQRKLGTRSIVLIHHTGCGLESLTEDFRTELEAEVGQRPAWAVESFRDVDQDVRQSMQRVRTNPFLLHSDDVRGFVFDVRTGLLREIDPA, encoded by the coding sequence ATGACGACCTCCGCAGCAGTTCCCACAGGCCCCGAAGGCGCCATATCCGACGGCACGGTCACCGATCGCCTCGTCGAGGCGAACCAGCAGTACGCGGCCGCGTTCGCCGACCCCGGAATGGATGCCCGCCCCGTCCTCCGCGTCGCGGTCGTGGCCTGCATGGACGCCCGCCTCGACCTGCACGACGCGCTCGGCCTGGAGCTGGGCGACTGCCACACCATCCGCAACGCGGGCGGCGTGGTGACCGACGACGTGATCCGCTCCCTCACCATCAGCCAGCGCAAGCTCGGCACCCGCAGCATCGTCCTCATCCACCACACCGGCTGCGGCCTGGAGTCCCTCACCGAGGACTTCCGCACCGAGCTGGAGGCGGAGGTCGGCCAGCGCCCGGCCTGGGCGGTGGAGTCCTTCCGGGACGTGGACCAGGACGTGAGGCAGTCCATGCAGCGGGTGCGCACGAACCCGTTCCTGCTGCACTCGGACGACGTGCGCGGCTTCGTCTTCGACGTCAGGACGGGCCTGCTGCGGGAGATCGACCCGGCCTGA
- a CDS encoding AAA family ATPase, giving the protein MTTYDDRASLTDLTSTVERVRSSVEGVIEGKPEVVRLSLTVLLAEGHLLIEDVPGVGKTMLAKALARSIDCSVRRIQFTPDLLPSDITGVSIWDQQRKEFEFKPGAIFSQIVIGDEINRASPKTQSALLESLEERQVTIDGTTYELPSPFMVVATQNPVEMEGTYPLPEAQRDRFMARVSVGYPSPEAELRMLDVHGGASPLEDMQPVAHAHEIMKLIETVRNVHVAETVRRYAVDLVGATRSHPDLRLGASPRATLHLLRAARATAALSGREYALPDDIQSLAVAILAHRLLPTAQAQLNRRTPEQVVQEILQRTPVPQAPQVQSGFGSVHATPAYPQQPPRRLG; this is encoded by the coding sequence GTGACGACCTATGACGATCGAGCGAGCCTCACTGATCTGACCAGCACTGTGGAGCGAGTCCGCAGTTCGGTCGAAGGAGTGATCGAGGGCAAGCCTGAGGTCGTACGGCTTTCGCTGACAGTGCTGCTCGCCGAGGGGCATCTTCTGATCGAAGATGTGCCCGGCGTCGGCAAGACCATGCTGGCCAAGGCGCTGGCGCGGTCCATCGACTGCTCGGTACGGCGTATCCAGTTCACGCCGGACCTGCTGCCCTCGGACATCACTGGTGTGTCCATCTGGGATCAGCAGCGTAAGGAGTTCGAGTTCAAGCCGGGCGCGATCTTCTCTCAGATCGTGATCGGCGACGAGATCAACCGAGCCTCGCCGAAGACGCAGTCCGCGCTCCTGGAGTCCCTGGAGGAGCGCCAGGTCACGATCGACGGCACGACGTACGAGCTGCCGAGCCCCTTCATGGTGGTGGCCACGCAGAACCCGGTGGAAATGGAGGGCACCTACCCACTGCCGGAGGCGCAGCGGGACCGCTTCATGGCCCGTGTCTCCGTCGGCTACCCCAGCCCGGAGGCCGAGCTGCGGATGCTCGACGTCCACGGCGGGGCCTCGCCGCTGGAGGACATGCAGCCGGTGGCGCACGCGCACGAGATCATGAAGCTGATCGAGACCGTCCGCAATGTGCACGTCGCGGAAACAGTCCGGCGGTACGCGGTGGATCTGGTCGGCGCCACCCGCAGTCACCCGGACCTGAGACTCGGCGCCTCTCCGCGTGCCACGCTGCATCTGCTGCGCGCCGCGAGGGCGACCGCCGCCCTGAGCGGCCGGGAGTACGCCCTGCCGGACGACATCCAGTCGCTCGCCGTGGCCATCCTCGCGCACCGGCTGCTGCCCACCGCCCAGGCCCAGCTCAACCGCCGTACGCCGGAGCAGGTGGTGCAGGAGATCCTCCAGCGCACGCCCGTACCGCAGGCGCCCCAGGTGCAGAGCGGCTTCGGCTCGGTCCACGCCACGCCCGCGTATCCGCAGCAGCCGCCGCGGAGGCTTGGATGA
- a CDS encoding SAV_6107 family HEPN domain-containing protein, which translates to MASHHAAAANRRRATGPAPSLTGPPGDVHPVLRRATAPPAALDLLAQARSGLDEASGHLTPNERYATAHLAALRTAAAVLAARGRPELTPKRRAKIRSAWEVLPEIAPELTEWSALFASGAARRARAEADIQGAASARDADDLIRDVAMFLRLVERMLVLQPVLPQPRRDGTPGIPDAG; encoded by the coding sequence ATGGCCAGCCACCACGCAGCAGCCGCCAACCGGCGCCGTGCCACCGGCCCTGCCCCCTCACTGACCGGCCCGCCGGGCGACGTGCACCCCGTGCTGCGCAGGGCGACGGCCCCGCCCGCCGCCCTCGACCTGCTCGCCCAGGCCCGCTCCGGACTCGACGAGGCGTCCGGCCACCTGACGCCCAACGAGCGGTACGCCACCGCCCACCTGGCCGCCCTGCGCACCGCCGCCGCGGTGCTCGCCGCCCGGGGCCGCCCGGAACTCACCCCGAAGCGCCGCGCCAAGATCAGGAGCGCCTGGGAAGTGCTCCCCGAGATAGCGCCCGAACTCACCGAGTGGAGCGCGCTGTTCGCCTCCGGCGCCGCCCGCCGCGCGCGCGCCGAGGCGGACATCCAGGGCGCGGCGAGCGCACGGGACGCCGACGACCTCATACGCGACGTGGCGATGTTCCTGCGCCTCGTCGAGCGGATGCTGGTGCTCCAGCCGGTGCTGCCCCAGCCCCGGCGGGACGGCACCCCGGGGATACCGGACGCGGGCTGA
- a CDS encoding peptidoglycan D,D-transpeptidase FtsI family protein — translation MVSLALTLVMIAFVVRLLQVQAVDASEYAAKADRNRYVGRVLAAERGGITDRNGVALAISTDANDITADPTMFTREQLRIDDGPEQAAALLAPILGADQETLTERLRTKNTRYVLLARRQTPQVWNQIRDLKSALVQRAEDEKGTVNVLAGVFQEPSSKRVYPNGDLAAGILGWVNAEGKGGGGIEQQLNNRLAGKDGKIRYAQSGGRLVPTAGSTETPAVAGSDVELTIDRDIQWAAQNAITEQVKKSKADRGYVIVQDTRTGEVLAMANSPSFDPNDLTKADPDALGNAALQDAYEPGSTAKVMSMAAVLEENVATPGTHVTVPNRLHRGDRLFKDDIDHQTWYLTLNGVLAKSSNIGTILATGELGRNQRESNRILHSYLRKFGIGGYSGLDFPGETKGILAAPDDWSTSQQYTIPFGQGVSMNAMQAASVYSTIANGGVRVEPTLVRGTKGPDGRFTPAPKPEKSRVVSEKTAKSLARMLESVVDDEEGTGTRARIPGYRVAGKTGTANRVDPATGRYRGYTSSFAGFAPADNPRITVYCAIQNATKGNYFGGQICGPIYKEVMEFALKTLQVPPTGAKPANLPVAFTP, via the coding sequence ATGGTGAGCCTCGCGCTGACCCTGGTGATGATCGCCTTCGTCGTACGGCTGCTGCAGGTGCAGGCCGTCGACGCGAGCGAGTACGCGGCCAAAGCCGACCGGAACCGGTACGTCGGCCGGGTGCTGGCCGCCGAGCGGGGCGGGATCACCGACCGCAACGGCGTCGCCCTGGCGATCAGCACCGACGCCAACGACATCACGGCCGACCCGACGATGTTCACGCGCGAGCAGCTGAGGATCGACGACGGACCCGAGCAGGCGGCCGCGCTCCTCGCGCCGATCCTCGGCGCGGACCAGGAGACGCTCACCGAGAGGCTGCGCACCAAGAACACGCGCTATGTGCTCCTCGCCCGCCGCCAGACCCCCCAGGTCTGGAACCAGATCAGGGACCTGAAGTCCGCGCTCGTCCAGCGGGCCGAGGACGAGAAGGGCACGGTCAACGTCCTGGCCGGCGTCTTCCAGGAGCCCAGCAGCAAGCGCGTGTATCCCAACGGCGACCTCGCCGCCGGGATACTGGGCTGGGTCAACGCCGAGGGCAAGGGCGGCGGCGGCATCGAGCAGCAGTTGAACAACCGTTTGGCAGGCAAGGACGGCAAGATCCGCTACGCCCAGTCCGGCGGCCGTCTCGTGCCCACCGCGGGTTCCACCGAGACGCCCGCCGTGGCCGGCTCCGACGTCGAGCTGACCATCGACCGCGACATCCAGTGGGCCGCGCAGAACGCCATCACCGAGCAGGTGAAGAAGTCCAAGGCCGACCGCGGCTACGTGATCGTGCAGGACACCCGCACCGGCGAGGTCCTCGCCATGGCAAACTCGCCCAGCTTCGACCCGAACGACCTCACGAAGGCCGACCCGGACGCGCTGGGCAACGCGGCCCTCCAGGACGCCTACGAGCCCGGCTCCACCGCCAAGGTCATGTCGATGGCCGCGGTGCTGGAGGAGAACGTCGCGACGCCGGGTACGCACGTCACCGTGCCCAACCGGCTGCACCGCGGCGACCGGCTCTTCAAGGACGACATCGACCACCAGACCTGGTACCTGACGCTCAACGGCGTGCTCGCCAAGTCCAGCAACATCGGCACCATCCTCGCCACCGGCGAACTGGGCAGGAACCAACGCGAGTCCAACAGGATCCTCCACTCGTACCTGCGCAAGTTCGGCATCGGCGGCTACAGCGGCCTCGACTTCCCCGGCGAGACCAAGGGCATCCTCGCCGCGCCCGACGACTGGTCGACCTCGCAGCAGTACACGATTCCCTTCGGTCAGGGTGTGTCGATGAACGCCATGCAGGCGGCCTCCGTCTACTCGACGATCGCCAACGGCGGCGTACGCGTCGAACCGACCCTCGTACGAGGCACGAAGGGGCCGGACGGCCGCTTCACCCCCGCTCCGAAGCCCGAGAAGAGCCGGGTCGTGAGCGAGAAGACGGCGAAGAGCCTCGCCCGGATGCTGGAGTCCGTCGTGGACGACGAGGAGGGCACGGGCACCAGGGCGCGCATCCCCGGCTACCGGGTCGCGGGCAAGACGGGTACGGCCAACCGTGTGGATCCGGCCACCGGCAGATACCGCGGCTACACCTCGTCGTTCGCCGGGTTCGCGCCCGCCGACAACCCGAGGATCACCGTCTACTGCGCGATCCAGAACGCCACCAAGGGCAACTACTTCGGCGGCCAGATCTGTGGCCCCATCTACAAGGAGGTCATGGAGTTCGCCCTGAAGACCCTCCAGGTTCCGCCCACCGGGGCGAAGCCCGCGAACCTGCCCGTCGCCTTCACACCCTGA
- a CDS encoding methyltransferase, which yields MSDPMRPPVSHHHSQTTSLRSDPSRPRASLRTAVVWEVLQDALDRRVKATGRASLDVLDTGGGSGKFAVPVARLGHRVTVVDPSPNALFALERRTAEAGVAERVRGVQGDAHGLFDVVERGGYDAVLCHGVLEYVDDPAEGIGNAVAALRPEGVLSLLAAGLGGAVLARALAGHFKEARQALDDPNGRWGEGDPVPHRFTAEQLTALVEGAGLEVAAVHGVRVFADLVPGVLVDTEPGALDALLKLEAAVAELPAFHSVATQLHVLGETRGVAES from the coding sequence GTGTCGGACCCGATGCGCCCACCCGTCTCCCACCACCACTCCCAGACGACGTCGCTGCGCTCCGATCCCTCCCGACCCCGCGCCTCCCTCCGTACCGCCGTGGTCTGGGAGGTCCTCCAGGACGCCCTCGACCGCCGGGTGAAGGCCACGGGACGTGCGTCGCTCGACGTGCTGGACACCGGGGGCGGCAGCGGCAAGTTCGCGGTGCCCGTGGCCCGCCTCGGCCACCGCGTCACCGTCGTCGACCCCAGCCCGAACGCGTTGTTCGCGCTGGAGCGCCGAACCGCCGAAGCCGGCGTCGCCGAACGGGTGCGGGGCGTCCAGGGCGACGCGCACGGCCTCTTCGACGTCGTCGAGCGCGGCGGGTACGACGCCGTGCTCTGCCACGGCGTCCTGGAGTACGTGGACGATCCCGCCGAAGGCATCGGCAACGCGGTCGCCGCGCTGCGCCCCGAGGGCGTGCTCAGCCTGCTCGCCGCCGGCCTGGGCGGCGCGGTGCTCGCGCGGGCCCTCGCCGGGCACTTCAAGGAGGCCCGGCAGGCGCTCGACGACCCGAACGGACGCTGGGGCGAGGGTGATCCGGTTCCCCACCGCTTCACCGCCGAGCAGCTCACCGCGCTCGTCGAGGGTGCGGGCCTGGAGGTCGCCGCCGTGCACGGCGTCCGGGTCTTCGCCGACCTGGTCCCCGGCGTCCTCGTCGACACCGAGCCCGGCGCCCTGGACGCCCTGCTCAAGCTGGAGGCGGCGGTCGCCGAACTGCCCGCCTTCCACTCCGTGGCCACGCAACTTCACGTGCTGGGCGAGACGCGAGGGGTCGCTGAGTCCTGA
- a CDS encoding DUF58 domain-containing protein — protein MTTGGPAPAPEQDKGGLRTALTGLTTRGRSFLAAGIAAAICAYVLGQSDLLRVGLLLAVLPLVCTTVLYRTRYRVAGSRRLSPARVPAGSEARVHLRMDNVSRLPTGLLMLQDRVPYVLGPRPRFVLDRVEAGGRREVSYRVRSDLRGRYPLGPLQLRLTDPFGMCELTRSFATYDTLTVIPRVDALPPVRLSGEAKGYGDGRQRSLALAGEDDVIPRGYRHGDDLRRVHWRSTARYGELMVRREEQPQRARCTVLLDTRAEAYLGAGPDSAFEWAVSGAASMLVHMLERGFSVRLLTDTGSSVPGDGADGFAGASQESADAAGLMMDTLAVIDHSDGAGLSPAYDVLRGGNEGLLVAFLGDLDEEQATVIGKMRQRSGGAVAFLLDSEAWTTEPGEVPGAGSASEESLRLLHETGWTAVTVPRGASLTDLWRQADQQRTGVLSGSGMEGRS, from the coding sequence ATGACCACCGGCGGGCCGGCGCCCGCCCCGGAGCAGGACAAGGGCGGGCTGCGCACGGCCCTCACCGGCCTCACCACACGAGGGCGCTCCTTCCTGGCCGCCGGCATAGCGGCCGCGATATGCGCGTACGTCCTCGGGCAGAGCGATCTGCTGCGGGTGGGCCTGCTGCTGGCCGTGCTGCCGCTGGTCTGCACGACCGTGCTGTACCGCACCCGCTACCGGGTCGCGGGCAGCCGTCGGCTCTCCCCCGCGCGGGTGCCGGCCGGCAGCGAGGCCCGCGTCCATCTGCGGATGGACAACGTCTCGCGGCTGCCCACCGGGCTGCTGATGCTCCAGGACCGGGTGCCGTACGTGCTCGGTCCGCGCCCGAGGTTCGTGCTGGACCGGGTGGAGGCGGGCGGCCGCCGCGAGGTGTCCTACCGCGTCCGCTCCGATCTGCGCGGCCGCTATCCGCTGGGCCCGCTCCAACTGCGTCTGACCGACCCGTTCGGCATGTGCGAGCTGACCCGGTCCTTCGCGACGTACGACACGCTGACGGTCATCCCACGCGTGGACGCGCTGCCGCCGGTGCGGCTGAGCGGGGAGGCGAAGGGATACGGCGACGGTCGGCAGCGCTCGCTGGCGCTGGCCGGCGAGGACGACGTGATCCCGCGCGGGTACCGGCACGGCGACGACCTGCGCCGGGTGCACTGGCGCTCGACCGCGCGCTACGGCGAGTTGATGGTGCGCCGCGAGGAGCAGCCGCAGCGCGCCCGCTGCACGGTGCTGTTGGACACCCGGGCCGAGGCATATCTCGGCGCGGGCCCGGACTCGGCCTTCGAGTGGGCCGTCTCCGGCGCCGCCTCCATGCTGGTCCACATGCTTGAACGAGGCTTCTCCGTACGGCTGTTGACGGACACCGGCAGTTCGGTGCCCGGCGACGGTGCGGACGGGTTCGCGGGCGCCAGCCAGGAGTCCGCGGATGCGGCGGGGCTGATGATGGACACCCTCGCGGTGATCGACCACTCCGACGGCGCGGGCCTCTCCCCCGCGTACGACGTGCTGCGCGGCGGCAACGAAGGGCTGCTGGTCGCCTTTCTCGGCGACCTCGACGAGGAGCAGGCGACGGTGATCGGCAAGATGCGTCAGCGCAGCGGCGGGGCGGTCGCCTTCCTGCTGGACAGCGAGGCGTGGACGACCGAACCGGGTGAGGTGCCGGGTGCCGGGAGTGCGAGCGAGGAGTCGCTGCGTCTGCTGCACGAGACGGGCTGGACGGCTGTGACCGTGCCGCGCGGCGCCTCGCTGACGGACCTGTGGCGGCAGGCGGACCAACAGCGCACCGGTGTGCTGTCCGGGAGCGGCATGGAGGGACGGTCGTGA
- the rsmH gene encoding 16S rRNA (cytosine(1402)-N(4))-methyltransferase RsmH — protein sequence MSNSRHVPVMLQRCLDMLAPALTEPGAVVVDCTLGLGGHSEALLTQFPEARLVALDRDKEALRLSGERLAPFGERATLVHAVYDELPDVLVRLGLPRVQGVLFDLGVSSMQLDEADRGFAYSQDAPLDMRMDQTTGISAAEVLNTYAPGELVRILRAYGEEKQAKRIVSAVVRERDKEPFTDSARLVELIRDSLPQAAKRTGGNPAKRTFQALRIEVNGELTVLERAIPAAVKALAVGGRIAVLSYHSLEDRLVKQVFAAGAATTAPPGLPVVPERYQPRLKLLTRGAELPTEEEVAENRRAAPARLRGAERVRENLE from the coding sequence TTGAGCAACAGCCGCCACGTCCCCGTCATGCTCCAGCGGTGCCTGGACATGCTGGCCCCGGCACTCACGGAGCCCGGCGCGGTGGTGGTCGACTGCACACTCGGCCTCGGCGGCCACAGCGAGGCCCTCCTCACCCAATTCCCCGAGGCGCGGCTCGTCGCCCTCGACCGGGACAAGGAGGCCCTGCGCCTCTCCGGTGAACGGCTCGCCCCCTTCGGTGAGCGCGCCACCCTCGTGCACGCCGTCTACGACGAACTCCCCGACGTGCTCGTCCGCCTGGGCCTCCCGCGCGTCCAGGGCGTCCTGTTCGACCTCGGTGTCTCCTCCATGCAGCTCGACGAGGCGGACCGGGGCTTCGCGTACTCCCAGGACGCCCCCCTCGACATGCGGATGGACCAGACGACCGGCATCAGCGCGGCCGAGGTCCTCAACACCTACGCGCCGGGCGAACTCGTCCGGATCCTCCGGGCGTACGGCGAGGAGAAGCAGGCCAAGCGGATCGTCTCCGCGGTCGTGCGCGAGCGCGACAAGGAGCCCTTCACCGACAGTGCCCGCCTCGTCGAACTGATCCGCGACTCCCTGCCGCAGGCGGCCAAGCGCACCGGAGGCAACCCCGCCAAGCGCACCTTCCAGGCGCTGCGCATCGAGGTCAACGGCGAACTCACCGTCCTGGAGCGGGCGATCCCCGCCGCCGTGAAGGCTCTCGCGGTCGGCGGCCGGATCGCCGTCCTGTCCTACCACTCGCTGGAGGACCGCCTCGTCAAGCAGGTGTTCGCGGCGGGCGCCGCCACCACCGCGCCCCCCGGACTGCCCGTGGTCCCCGAGCGCTACCAGCCGAGGCTCAAGCTCCTCACCCGTGGTGCCGAACTTCCCACCGAGGAAGAGGTCGCCGAGAACCGGCGCGCGGCCCCCGCGCGCCTGCGCGGAGCGGAACGCGTGCGGGAGAACCTCGAATGA
- a CDS encoding DUF3040 domain-containing protein yields MPLSEHEQRMLEQMERALYAEDPKFASALEGSGLRTYTRRRVYQAVAGFLVGIALLMAGMVAQQIWVSVVGFLVMLGCAVLAVTGWRKAPKPGEQPTGATGSTGARQTRQRRSMMDRIEQRWQRRRDEQGGH; encoded by the coding sequence GTGCCGCTCTCAGAGCACGAGCAGCGCATGCTCGAGCAGATGGAGCGAGCGCTGTACGCCGAAGATCCCAAGTTCGCGTCAGCGCTTGAGGGAAGCGGGCTGCGTACGTACACCCGGCGGCGGGTCTACCAGGCGGTCGCGGGCTTTCTAGTGGGTATCGCGCTCCTCATGGCCGGAATGGTCGCACAGCAGATCTGGGTCAGTGTGGTGGGGTTCCTCGTCATGCTGGGCTGCGCCGTGCTCGCCGTCACCGGTTGGCGCAAGGCCCCCAAGCCGGGTGAACAGCCCACCGGTGCCACAGGCTCCACCGGTGCGCGTCAGACACGACAGCGCCGCTCCATGATGGACCGAATCGAACAGCGCTGGCAGCGCCGTCGTGACGAGCAGGGCGGCCACTGA
- a CDS encoding DUF3488 and DUF4129 domain-containing transglutaminase family protein — protein MSGRARLALCAWAATIMAACALLPLVDPATWIFQAALMLGVQTGVGALTRRVPLARPLTVAAQALVTLMMLTLVFAREQAVAGIVPGPEAFQHFATLLQTGADDVGRYAIPAPLSDGIQLMIIGGVMVIGLLVDALAVTFRSAAPAGLPLLALYSVAAGLSDGAAWLWFVLASAGYLLLLLTESRDRLSQWGRVFGGASHGPRTESAGGAVAPVRTGRRIGAVALGIALVVPLGLPSLDGGLLDGTGAGIGAGSGGGGTIAAVNPVVALSGSLNVDEDRQVLSYRTNTDNLQEMYLRIVSLDKFDGTSWTPTERSITGVPDGFGTPVGLAPDVKRTSIETRIVAAKDYEQNWLPMPYPVTSVDIDGDWRYEPVGRTLVGDHGQDTKGAQYKVESLIVQPTSEQLASAPEPPPSLRREYTKVPASLPSVVARTALEVTKGATNNYERAVKLQDWFAFSGEFTYDTEVRSGTGARAIARFLQEKEGFCVHFSFAMASMARTLGIPARVAVGFTPGAPQTDGTMSVGLRDAHAWPELYFEGVGWTRFEPTPNRGSTPQYTVPEDSGTDGLPEVPRPSQSASTAPSAEPSANASCTPQEVKLEACASESAAAVAGSDDEDRSFWGLLFFSPWTLLILPGALLVLAIPLLPMLWRLRVRSVRLGAHDGAVPKGAPGPAAAREVAEEAGGPEGFLAPPDRATGYGRTEAAAAHALAAWQEVTDTAWDYGIAPDESQTPRKAAARIVRLGELEPSAADAVHRVAAAVEQVLFAPRPQVPAGLARDAHQVGSGLRAHAGRRTKLRALLLPRSTIRVAWALSARWARTTDELLSRIPTLRLPWRRPSPSQNN, from the coding sequence GTGAGCGGGCGGGCAAGGCTGGCGCTGTGCGCCTGGGCCGCCACGATCATGGCGGCGTGCGCACTGCTGCCGCTGGTCGACCCGGCGACCTGGATCTTCCAGGCGGCCCTCATGCTGGGTGTGCAGACCGGCGTGGGAGCGCTCACCAGGCGGGTCCCACTGGCCCGGCCGCTGACGGTGGCCGCTCAGGCGCTGGTCACGCTGATGATGCTGACGCTGGTCTTCGCCCGGGAGCAGGCGGTGGCCGGGATCGTCCCCGGCCCGGAGGCGTTCCAGCACTTCGCGACGCTGCTGCAGACGGGCGCCGACGACGTCGGGCGGTACGCGATCCCGGCGCCGCTGAGTGACGGCATCCAGCTGATGATCATCGGCGGGGTGATGGTGATAGGCCTCCTGGTCGACGCGCTCGCGGTGACGTTCCGCAGCGCGGCCCCGGCCGGTCTGCCGCTGCTCGCGCTGTACTCGGTCGCCGCGGGGCTCTCCGACGGCGCCGCGTGGCTGTGGTTCGTGCTGGCCTCCGCCGGCTATCTGCTGCTGCTCCTGACCGAGAGCCGCGACCGGCTCTCGCAGTGGGGCAGGGTCTTCGGCGGAGCGTCCCACGGACCGCGCACGGAGTCCGCGGGCGGCGCCGTGGCCCCGGTGCGCACCGGGCGGCGCATCGGCGCGGTGGCGCTGGGCATCGCCCTGGTGGTGCCCCTCGGACTGCCCTCCCTCGACGGGGGGCTTCTGGACGGCACGGGCGCCGGCATCGGCGCAGGCTCCGGTGGCGGCGGCACGATCGCCGCGGTGAACCCCGTGGTGGCGTTGAGCGGCAGCCTGAACGTGGACGAGGACCGCCAGGTGCTGTCCTACCGCACCAACACGGACAACCTGCAGGAGATGTACCTGCGGATCGTCTCCCTGGACAAGTTCGACGGCACCTCCTGGACGCCGACCGAGCGCTCCATCACGGGGGTGCCGGACGGGTTCGGCACCCCGGTCGGCCTCGCCCCCGACGTCAAGCGGACCTCGATCGAGACCCGGATCGTCGCGGCCAAGGACTACGAGCAGAACTGGCTGCCGATGCCGTACCCGGTCACCAGCGTGGACATCGACGGCGACTGGCGGTACGAGCCCGTGGGGCGCACTCTCGTCGGTGACCACGGCCAGGACACCAAGGGTGCCCAGTACAAGGTCGAGAGCCTGATCGTGCAGCCCACCTCGGAGCAGCTGGCGTCGGCGCCGGAGCCGCCGCCGTCCCTGCGGCGGGAGTACACCAAGGTGCCGGCCTCGCTGCCGTCGGTGGTGGCGCGGACCGCACTGGAGGTCACCAAGGGCGCGACGAACAACTACGAGCGGGCGGTGAAGCTGCAGGACTGGTTCGCGTTCAGCGGCGAGTTCACGTACGACACCGAGGTGCGGTCCGGCACGGGCGCGCGTGCGATAGCCCGGTTCCTCCAGGAGAAGGAGGGCTTCTGCGTCCACTTCTCGTTCGCGATGGCGTCGATGGCCCGCACGCTGGGTATACCGGCCCGGGTCGCCGTGGGCTTCACCCCAGGCGCCCCGCAGACGGACGGCACGATGTCGGTGGGGCTGCGGGACGCGCACGCCTGGCCGGAGCTGTACTTCGAGGGTGTGGGCTGGACCCGTTTCGAGCCGACCCCCAACCGGGGCTCGACTCCTCAGTACACGGTGCCGGAGGACTCCGGCACGGACGGCCTGCCCGAGGTGCCCCGGCCCTCGCAGTCGGCTTCCACGGCGCCGTCGGCCGAGCCGTCGGCGAACGCGAGCTGCACTCCGCAGGAGGTGAAGCTGGAGGCCTGCGCGAGCGAGTCCGCGGCGGCCGTGGCGGGTTCGGACGACGAGGACCGCTCGTTCTGGGGTCTGCTGTTCTTCTCGCCCTGGACCCTGCTGATCCTTCCGGGGGCGCTCCTGGTGCTGGCGATCCCGTTGCTGCCGATGCTGTGGCGGCTGCGGGTTCGGTCCGTACGGCTGGGCGCGCATGACGGTGCGGTGCCGAAGGGGGCCCCTGGGCCCGCTGCCGCGCGGGAGGTGGCCGAGGAGGCGGGCGGCCCGGAGGGCTTCCTGGCGCCACCGGACAGAGCCACCGGGTACGGCCGAACGGAGGCAGCCGCGGCTCATGCGCTGGCCGCCTGGCAGGAGGTCACCGACACGGCGTGGGACTACGGGATCGCGCCGGACGAGTCGCAGACGCCCCGCAAGGCCGCCGCGCGGATCGTGCGGCTCGGGGAACTCGAACCGTCGGCCGCGGACGCGGTGCACCGGGTGGCGGCGGCGGTGGAGCAGGTCCTCTTCGCTCCGCGTCCGCAGGTCCCGGCGGGCCTCGCCCGGGACGCGCACCAGGTCGGCAGCGGCCTCCGGGCGCACGCCGGCCGCCGGACGAAGCTCCGGGCACTGCTGCTGCCGCGTTCGACCATCCGGGTGGCCTGGGCTCTCTCCGCCCGCTGGGCGCGGACCACGGACGAGCTGCTGTCCCGCATCCCGACGCTACGGCTGCCCTGGCGACGCCCCTCGCCGAGCCAGAACAACTAG